One window from the genome of Mycolicibacterium gadium encodes:
- a CDS encoding KasA/KasB family beta-ketoacyl-ACP synthase: protein MASKTTGDGLPDVVVTAVASSNALATNAEETWQQLLEGQSGIRRLEKPFVDEYNFPVRIGGELREEFDQYLDRVELRRLSYMQKMSRVLGRRLWETAGSPEVDTRRLLVSIGLALASTEAMIRLYDDFQERGMRAANPLAVQMHMPNAPAASVGLDLKARGGITSPVLADASGAAAIAEAWQGIILGEADIAICGGVENCIEAVPVAAFNNLGWLSTNDDDPAGACRPFDTDRDGMVLGEGAALMLIETEEHAKARGAPILARLMGAAITSDGYDVVDPDPTGERAGDAISRAIHLAGLTATDIDHVNAHATGTKLGDLAEAHAIRRALGDHSAAVYAPKAALGHSLGAAGAVEAVLTVQALRDGVIPATRNLKSLDPEIDLDVVVDRPRPGDYRYAVSNSFGLGGNNVVLAFGAP from the coding sequence ATGGCGAGTAAGACCACCGGCGACGGTCTGCCCGATGTCGTCGTCACAGCGGTGGCGTCGAGCAATGCCTTGGCGACCAACGCCGAAGAAACCTGGCAGCAGTTGCTGGAGGGGCAGAGCGGAATTCGCCGCCTCGAGAAGCCGTTCGTCGATGAATACAACTTCCCCGTCCGCATCGGAGGTGAACTCCGAGAGGAATTCGACCAGTACCTCGACCGGGTCGAGCTCCGTCGGCTGTCCTACATGCAGAAGATGTCGCGGGTGCTCGGCCGACGCCTGTGGGAGACAGCCGGATCGCCCGAAGTCGACACCCGTCGCCTCCTCGTGTCGATCGGCCTCGCGCTCGCCAGCACCGAGGCGATGATCCGGCTCTACGACGACTTCCAGGAACGTGGCATGCGCGCGGCCAACCCGTTGGCTGTGCAGATGCACATGCCGAACGCGCCGGCCGCCTCGGTCGGCTTGGACTTGAAGGCCAGAGGGGGCATCACGTCCCCGGTGTTGGCAGACGCCTCGGGCGCGGCCGCCATCGCCGAAGCCTGGCAGGGCATCATCCTGGGCGAGGCCGATATCGCGATCTGCGGCGGCGTCGAGAACTGCATCGAAGCCGTGCCCGTCGCGGCATTCAACAACCTCGGGTGGTTGTCGACCAATGACGACGACCCGGCGGGTGCGTGCCGTCCGTTCGACACCGACCGCGATGGCATGGTGCTCGGCGAGGGCGCTGCGCTGATGCTCATCGAAACCGAGGAACACGCCAAGGCGCGAGGGGCTCCGATCCTCGCTCGACTGATGGGCGCGGCCATCACGTCGGACGGCTACGACGTCGTGGACCCCGACCCGACCGGTGAGCGGGCCGGCGACGCGATCAGCCGGGCGATTCACCTGGCGGGCCTCACGGCGACCGACATCGACCACGTCAACGCCCACGCCACCGGCACCAAACTCGGGGATCTTGCCGAAGCCCACGCGATCCGGCGCGCACTGGGCGACCATTCGGCGGCGGTATATGCGCCCAAGGCGGCGCTGGGTCATTCGTTGGGCGCCGCAGGAGCCGTGGAGGCGGTGCTGACGGTGCAGGCGCTGCGCGACGGCGTCATTCCGGCGACGCGCAACCTGAAGTCCCTCGATCCCGAGATCGACCTCGATGTGGTGGTGGACCGGCCTCGGCCCGGCGACTATCGGTACGCGGTGTCGAATTCCTTCGGGCTGGGCGGCAACAACGTCGTGCTGGCCTTCGGCGCGCCCTGA
- a CDS encoding serine/threonine-protein kinase, translating to MGSPNGGTRVGTQFGPYELQALIGEGGMGEVYRAYDTVRERLVAIKVLRTEVAADQGFQQRFRRESRVAARLQEPHVIPVHDFGDIDGVLYIDMRLVEGASLKDELRVKGALPPTRAVSIISQVAAALDAAHGSGLVHRDIKPENVLLTPDDFAYLVDFGIAHGGGEANVTSTGLVIGSCAYMAAERFSGGRGGPAADVYSLTCLLYECLTGRAPFEAGDVRQMMGAHMFSPPPRPSIMRRGINRAFDDVVAKGMAKQPNDRYTTAGELAKAAAAAMTDSTAAPVPVPPPPSNTRQFSALDPNPARTGYQQPHGPVPPAVPPVKKSRFSPAQVALVAATIAMFTVAVVLAAVLVFSDRGGESAPQTKLALPTPSTTTVTTTPTDEESPSTTSTTPTTTSARSEPISGVSGTDAQGFVGHTARCDAGSTPAAAIRTANSIAVVCESAPGTYYYRGERLRDGANLQLSNAVPSGGGFTAVNPADGARYEVQPDMLTILSRSGVDSAEPALEYGSDQR from the coding sequence ATGGGTTCCCCGAACGGCGGCACTCGCGTGGGTACGCAATTCGGACCGTATGAGCTTCAAGCGCTGATCGGCGAAGGCGGCATGGGCGAGGTGTACCGCGCCTACGACACCGTCAGGGAACGCCTGGTGGCCATCAAGGTGCTGCGCACGGAGGTAGCGGCAGACCAGGGCTTCCAGCAGCGGTTTCGCCGCGAGTCCCGCGTCGCCGCGCGGCTGCAGGAACCGCACGTCATCCCGGTGCACGACTTCGGCGATATCGACGGCGTCCTCTACATCGACATGCGCCTCGTCGAGGGCGCCAGCCTGAAGGACGAGTTACGGGTCAAGGGCGCGCTTCCGCCGACTCGCGCGGTGTCGATCATCAGCCAGGTGGCGGCGGCCCTGGACGCGGCGCACGGCAGCGGGCTGGTGCACCGCGACATCAAGCCGGAGAACGTGTTGCTGACGCCCGACGACTTCGCCTATCTGGTCGACTTCGGCATCGCGCACGGTGGCGGCGAGGCGAACGTGACGAGCACCGGGCTGGTCATCGGGTCGTGCGCCTACATGGCGGCGGAGCGGTTCAGCGGCGGCCGCGGTGGGCCCGCCGCGGACGTGTACTCGTTGACCTGCCTGCTCTACGAGTGCCTGACCGGCCGCGCTCCGTTCGAGGCGGGCGATGTGCGGCAGATGATGGGTGCGCACATGTTCTCGCCGCCGCCGCGGCCCAGCATCATGCGCAGGGGCATCAACCGCGCGTTCGACGACGTCGTCGCGAAGGGCATGGCGAAGCAGCCGAACGACCGGTACACGACGGCTGGTGAGCTGGCCAAAGCGGCTGCAGCGGCGATGACGGATTCGACGGCGGCGCCAGTACCTGTGCCACCTCCGCCGAGCAATACCAGGCAGTTCTCGGCCCTCGACCCGAACCCGGCACGGACGGGCTACCAGCAGCCGCACGGCCCGGTCCCGCCAGCGGTCCCACCGGTCAAGAAGTCGCGGTTCAGCCCGGCGCAGGTGGCGCTGGTGGCAGCGACGATAGCGATGTTCACCGTGGCCGTGGTGCTCGCGGCGGTGCTGGTTTTCAGCGATCGCGGCGGCGAGTCGGCACCGCAGACCAAGCTCGCACTGCCGACGCCCTCGACGACGACGGTCACGACCACGCCGACGGACGAGGAGTCGCCGTCGACCACGAGCACCACTCCCACCACGACGTCGGCCAGATCTGAACCGATTTCGGGGGTGTCTGGAACGGACGCGCAGGGGTTCGTCGGCCATACCGCGCGCTGCGACGCGGGCAGCACGCCTGCTGCGGCGATCAGAACGGCGAATTCCATTGCGGTCGTGTGTGAGTCGGCGCCGGGTACGTACTACTACCGGGGTGAGCGGCTGCGCGACGGAGCCAATCTGCAACTGTCGAACGCGGTTCCGTCGGGCGGTGGGTTCACTGCGGTCAACCCCGCCGACGGCGCCCGCTACGAGGTGCAGCCCGACATGCTGACCATTCTCAGCAGAAGCGGCGTGGATTCGGCGGAGCCCGCGCTGGAGTACGGCTCCGATCAGCGGTGA
- a CDS encoding DUF4185 domain-containing protein, which produces MSPRHLIASISAVSATVLTVAIGVAPTALAQPCSGAAAAIQPPASSNSGETPDLPGDGRPRGQRPTGANEGAALPSLGQVQGASRYDQQAAVVPDAAQPVPDANPVAPPAPPPPPAPPGTSLVGWVTGPESPNDTVNRFAITGTDLGIMWDNGGGEVLMAFGDTYGYCGVRGQQWRYNALFRSRDGVLSKTVSASSSPLWSQGLSKQIINSIKFSPTEKGIIPTAGIAVGGKQYLNFMSIKNWDSDGRWTTNFSAIAVSPDNGEHWGVYPDSVRPASPNSTDRVRYVAGNENFQQGAFLTPGPGDPYLYSFGTPAGRGGAAYMSRVLPQSVPDLRRYEYWSSASNSWVPGDPAAATPVIPGPVSEMSAQFNKHLGQYLVLYGNGANDMVMRTAPAPQGPWSPERVLVPSMQFPGGIYAPFLHPWSTGRELYYNVSLWSAYNVMLMRTVLP; this is translated from the coding sequence ATGTCGCCGCGTCATCTCATCGCATCGATATCCGCGGTTTCGGCGACCGTACTCACCGTGGCCATCGGCGTGGCACCGACCGCATTAGCCCAGCCCTGCAGCGGTGCCGCCGCGGCTATCCAGCCTCCCGCCTCATCCAACTCCGGCGAGACTCCGGACCTGCCGGGCGACGGTCGACCTCGGGGCCAGCGGCCCACCGGGGCCAATGAGGGCGCCGCACTGCCGAGTCTGGGGCAGGTCCAAGGGGCCTCCCGGTATGACCAGCAAGCCGCGGTGGTGCCCGATGCCGCCCAGCCTGTTCCCGATGCCAACCCGGTGGCGCCGCCGGCGCCTCCTCCGCCGCCGGCGCCACCGGGTACGTCGCTCGTGGGCTGGGTGACCGGACCGGAAAGCCCGAACGACACCGTCAACCGCTTCGCCATCACCGGCACCGACCTCGGCATCATGTGGGACAACGGTGGCGGTGAGGTGCTGATGGCCTTCGGCGACACCTATGGGTACTGCGGTGTGCGCGGCCAGCAGTGGCGGTACAACGCCCTGTTCCGAAGCCGGGACGGCGTGCTGTCCAAGACGGTGTCGGCCTCGAGTTCTCCCCTGTGGTCCCAAGGACTTTCGAAGCAGATCATCAACAGCATCAAGTTCTCGCCGACCGAGAAGGGCATCATCCCGACCGCAGGTATCGCAGTCGGCGGCAAGCAGTACCTGAACTTCATGTCGATCAAGAATTGGGACAGCGACGGTCGCTGGACGACGAACTTCTCGGCCATCGCGGTGTCGCCGGACAACGGCGAGCACTGGGGCGTCTATCCGGACTCCGTGCGCCCGGCATCGCCGAACAGCACCGACCGGGTCCGGTACGTCGCGGGCAATGAGAACTTCCAGCAGGGCGCGTTCCTGACGCCGGGCCCCGGCGATCCCTACCTCTACTCGTTCGGCACCCCGGCGGGGCGCGGTGGTGCGGCGTACATGTCGCGGGTGCTGCCCCAGAGCGTGCCCGACCTTCGCAGGTACGAGTACTGGAGTTCGGCCTCCAACTCGTGGGTGCCGGGCGATCCCGCGGCGGCGACGCCGGTGATCCCCGGACCCGTCAGCGAGATGTCCGCGCAGTTCAACAAGCATCTCGGGCAATACCTGGTGCTGTACGGCAACGGCGCCAACGACATGGTGATGAGGACGGCGCCCGCACCGCAGGGGCCGTGGAGCCCGGAGCGCGTGCTGGTTCCGTCGATGCAGTTCCCCGGCGGCATCTACGCGCCTTTCCTGCATCCGTGGTCGACGGGCCGAGAGCTGTACTACAACGTGTCCCTGTGGTCGGCATACAACGTCATGCTGATGAGAACCGTTCTGCCGTAA
- a CDS encoding peptidoglycan recognition protein family protein encodes MDIRPPDEHEGRPDLISRRRLLWLSGAGLAAAVAPIAVPVVTSAAPVAHQILCRDAWGAAPARPGGRTHTLGRMTIHHTEVTLGDNADAPARLRQHQRYHQDTHGWIDIAYHFSVDRNGNIYQLRRPDLVGDTATSYDPTGHFLVVCEGDFDKEQVSEDQLNGTALVLASAAQQFGISPDTLAGHRDFSSTTTCPGESLYEHVTSGDLRNRVDGLLAAGPVGLPLLCGPEATDTVAAIESGLR; translated from the coding sequence ATGGACATTCGTCCGCCCGACGAACACGAAGGCCGTCCCGACCTCATCAGCCGGCGTCGGCTGCTCTGGCTGAGCGGCGCCGGACTGGCGGCCGCCGTCGCGCCGATTGCCGTCCCTGTCGTGACGTCCGCTGCACCGGTGGCACATCAGATCTTGTGCCGGGACGCGTGGGGCGCCGCTCCAGCTCGCCCCGGCGGCAGGACTCACACGCTCGGTCGCATGACGATCCATCACACCGAAGTGACTCTCGGTGACAACGCCGACGCTCCAGCCCGGCTCCGTCAGCACCAGCGCTACCACCAGGACACGCATGGATGGATCGACATCGCCTACCACTTCAGCGTCGACCGCAACGGGAACATCTACCAGCTTCGAAGGCCAGACCTGGTGGGCGACACCGCCACGAGTTACGACCCGACCGGCCACTTCCTCGTCGTGTGCGAGGGCGACTTCGACAAGGAGCAGGTCAGCGAGGATCAGCTCAACGGGACGGCGCTCGTATTAGCCTCAGCCGCCCAGCAATTCGGCATCTCGCCTGACACGCTGGCGGGACACCGTGACTTCAGCTCAACGACGACCTGTCCCGGCGAGAGCCTCTACGAACACGTGACCTCAGGTGATCTCCGGAACCGGGTGGACGGGCTCCTCGCCGCAGGCCCGGTCGGCCTGCCGTTGCTCTGCGGGCCCGAAGCGACCGATACCGTCGCGGCCATCGAATCGGGCCTGCGCTGA
- a CDS encoding cyclopropane mycolic acid synthase family methyltransferase: MSTPDPKSKWLSESAGQTRGSDKKEVQFHYDISNDFFKLWQDPTQTYSCAYFEREDMSLEEAQMAKVDLSLGKLGLQPGMTLLDIGCGWGSTIMRAVDKYDVNVIGLTLSENQKQHIEDHWFANSKSKRNMEVRLQPWEDFDEPVDRIVSIGAFEHFGFNKYDDYFKKTFNCLPEDGVMLLHTIIIPEDEEIKAKGLPLTMSNVRFIKFIMDEIYPGGRLPLASMVKKHAVGAGFNVTREQHLQPHYVRTLDTWAANLEAKKDEAIAVTSDEVYERFLKYLTGCADLFRNGYTDVCQFTCEKA; this comes from the coding sequence GTGAGTACGCCCGACCCGAAGTCCAAGTGGCTTTCCGAGTCGGCGGGCCAGACCCGTGGTTCGGACAAGAAGGAAGTCCAGTTCCACTACGACATCTCCAACGACTTCTTCAAGCTGTGGCAGGACCCCACCCAGACCTATAGCTGCGCGTACTTCGAGCGCGAAGACATGTCCCTCGAAGAGGCGCAGATGGCCAAGGTCGATCTTTCCTTGGGCAAGTTGGGCCTACAGCCAGGCATGACGCTGCTCGACATCGGCTGCGGCTGGGGCTCGACGATCATGCGGGCCGTCGACAAATACGACGTCAACGTCATCGGTCTGACGCTGTCGGAGAACCAGAAACAGCACATCGAGGACCACTGGTTCGCCAACTCCAAGAGCAAGCGCAACATGGAGGTCCGTCTGCAGCCGTGGGAGGACTTCGACGAGCCCGTCGACCGAATCGTGTCCATCGGCGCGTTCGAGCACTTCGGCTTCAACAAGTACGACGACTACTTCAAGAAGACCTTCAACTGCCTACCCGAAGACGGCGTCATGCTGCTGCACACGATCATCATCCCCGAGGACGAGGAGATCAAAGCCAAGGGACTGCCGCTGACCATGTCGAACGTCCGCTTCATCAAGTTCATCATGGACGAGATCTACCCCGGCGGTCGTCTGCCCCTGGCGTCGATGGTCAAGAAGCACGCAGTCGGCGCCGGCTTCAACGTGACACGCGAGCAACACCTGCAACCGCATTACGTCCGAACACTGGACACGTGGGCGGCAAATCTCGAGGCCAAGAAAGACGAGGCCATCGCGGTCACGTCCGACGAGGTCTACGAGCGGTTCTTGAAGTACCTGACCGGCTGCGCCGACCTTTTCCGCAACGGCTACACCGATGTGTGTCAGTTCACCTGCGAGAAGGCGTGA
- a CDS encoding DUF5994 family protein translates to MNGLSGTRRLARPVRLLLAPQLGSDIDGAWWPHTASVGAELPELIERLHAPLGEIVDIAINWSPTEGPVDFDSIISGARTVDSPGPRRPRLMKVEGRGTCANLLVVPYMTSANLGTMVMRCAAGLPAVHADRGSQLWETARTVMSVARGESAIWAGRLRNPQSSKARPTINESGSPTTSSSLSS, encoded by the coding sequence GTGAACGGCCTGTCGGGGACGCGCCGGTTGGCCCGCCCCGTTCGCCTTCTGCTCGCACCCCAACTGGGCTCCGACATCGACGGGGCGTGGTGGCCGCATACCGCCTCGGTGGGCGCGGAGCTTCCTGAACTCATCGAACGTTTGCATGCGCCACTGGGGGAAATCGTCGACATCGCCATCAACTGGTCGCCCACCGAGGGCCCGGTCGATTTCGACTCGATCATCAGCGGCGCCAGAACGGTTGACAGCCCAGGCCCCCGGCGCCCTCGCCTGATGAAGGTCGAGGGGCGCGGTACCTGCGCGAATCTACTTGTGGTGCCCTACATGACGTCGGCGAATCTCGGCACGATGGTCATGCGCTGTGCGGCGGGTCTACCCGCCGTGCACGCGGATCGCGGCAGTCAGCTGTGGGAGACCGCGCGCACCGTGATGAGCGTCGCGCGAGGCGAGAGTGCGATCTGGGCCGGCCGGCTGCGCAACCCTCAGTCCTCCAAGGCCCGCCCCACGATCAACGAGTCCGGTTCGCCGACGACTTCGTCGTCTTTGTCGTCGTAG
- a CDS encoding cold-shock protein produces the protein MTQGTVKWFNSDKGFGFIAPDGGADDVFVHFSEIQGNGYKSLEENQRVEFTVEQGTKGPQAVGVSAV, from the coding sequence ATGACGCAGGGAACTGTGAAGTGGTTCAACAGCGATAAGGGCTTCGGCTTTATTGCTCCGGATGGCGGAGCGGACGACGTTTTCGTTCACTTCAGCGAAATCCAGGGAAATGGATACAAGTCGCTCGAGGAGAACCAGCGTGTTGAGTTCACCGTCGAGCAGGGGACCAAGGGTCCCCAGGCAGTCGGTGTGTCCGCCGTTTAA
- a CDS encoding cyclopropane mycolic acid synthase family methyltransferase encodes MTDIESGPTDMRPHFEEIQAHYDLSDEFFGLFQDSSRTYSCAFFERDDMTLGEAQLAKIDLALGKLDLQPGMTLLDVGCGWGSVMQRAVERYDVNVVGLTLSKNQHRYCRQLFKSLDTDRSTRVELHGWEEFDEPVDRIVSIEAFEAFPKERYFPFFETCNRILPEGGRLVLQTIMGHPLKRWPDLGIPIVMSDLKFMRFIAKEIFPGGSIPCDEDIIGLSDKAGFSMHHFETLNPHYVRTLRTWADNLEAAHDEAVAATSEEVYERYMKYLTGCADFFERGISELGQFTLVKG; translated from the coding sequence ATGACTGACATCGAGTCCGGACCAACCGATATGCGGCCTCACTTCGAAGAGATCCAGGCCCATTACGATCTCTCGGACGAGTTCTTCGGTCTCTTCCAGGATTCCTCGCGAACGTACAGTTGCGCGTTCTTCGAGCGTGATGACATGACGCTCGGGGAAGCGCAGTTAGCCAAAATCGATCTGGCACTCGGCAAGCTGGATCTACAGCCGGGCATGACGTTGCTCGATGTCGGCTGCGGCTGGGGCTCGGTAATGCAGCGCGCCGTCGAGCGCTACGACGTCAACGTCGTCGGCCTGACCCTGAGCAAGAACCAGCACCGCTACTGCCGGCAGCTCTTCAAGTCGCTCGACACCGACCGCAGCACCCGCGTCGAGCTACACGGCTGGGAGGAGTTCGACGAACCCGTCGACCGCATCGTCAGCATCGAGGCGTTCGAGGCATTCCCCAAGGAGCGGTACTTCCCCTTCTTCGAAACGTGCAACCGCATCCTTCCCGAAGGTGGCCGCCTGGTCCTGCAGACGATCATGGGGCATCCGCTCAAGCGCTGGCCCGACCTGGGCATTCCCATCGTCATGTCGGACCTGAAGTTCATGCGGTTCATCGCCAAGGAGATCTTCCCCGGCGGTTCCATCCCATGCGACGAGGACATCATCGGGCTTTCCGACAAGGCCGGCTTCTCGATGCACCACTTCGAGACCCTGAATCCGCACTACGTCCGCACCCTGCGAACGTGGGCCGACAATCTCGAAGCCGCACACGACGAGGCTGTCGCCGCCACCTCCGAAGAGGTCTACGAGCGCTACATGAAGTACCTGACCGGGTGCGCGGACTTCTTCGAGCGCGGCATCAGCGAACTCGGCCAGTTCACCCTGGTCAAGGGCTGA
- the ppk2 gene encoding polyphosphate kinase 2, whose translation MTEIDLEALSTSTHGYTVNDEDDDDPVLLDEDGNYIDTWRERYPYDSRLPRAEYERVKRRLQIELLKLQNWSKRTGARHVIVFEGRDAAGKGGTIKRFMEHLNPRGARVVALEKPTDLEKAQWYFQRYVRHLPTAGEMVLFDRSWYNRAGVEKVMGFCTPEEHAEFLRQAPMFEDMLVSQGLDLTKFWFSVSPAEQRTRFAIRLVDPVRNWKFSPMDMESIDKWEQYTQAKQEMFAATDTDYAPWIVVKSNDKKRARINAMRHLLAKFDYDDKDDEVVGEPDSLIVGRALED comes from the coding sequence ATGACCGAGATCGATCTCGAGGCACTCTCGACAAGCACACACGGCTATACGGTCAACGACGAGGACGACGACGACCCCGTCCTGCTCGACGAAGATGGCAACTACATCGACACGTGGCGCGAGCGATATCCCTACGACTCCCGGCTGCCCCGCGCTGAGTACGAACGCGTGAAGCGGCGGCTACAGATCGAGCTGCTCAAGCTGCAGAACTGGAGCAAACGCACCGGGGCTCGGCACGTCATCGTCTTCGAAGGCCGCGATGCCGCCGGCAAAGGCGGCACCATCAAGCGGTTCATGGAGCATCTCAACCCTCGCGGCGCGCGGGTGGTGGCGCTGGAGAAACCCACCGACCTCGAGAAGGCGCAATGGTATTTCCAGCGCTACGTGAGGCATCTGCCGACGGCCGGGGAGATGGTCCTGTTCGACCGGTCGTGGTACAACCGCGCCGGCGTCGAAAAGGTGATGGGGTTCTGCACCCCGGAGGAGCACGCCGAATTCTTAAGGCAGGCACCGATGTTCGAAGACATGCTCGTCAGCCAGGGCCTGGACCTCACCAAGTTCTGGTTCTCGGTGTCACCTGCCGAGCAGCGCACCCGGTTCGCGATCCGTCTGGTCGATCCCGTACGCAACTGGAAGTTCTCGCCGATGGACATGGAGTCGATCGACAAGTGGGAGCAGTACACGCAGGCCAAGCAGGAGATGTTCGCCGCAACCGACACCGACTACGCGCCATGGATCGTCGTGAAGAGCAACGACAAGAAGCGCGCCCGCATCAACGCAATGCGCCATCTCCTCGCGAAGTTCGACTACGACGACAAAGACGACGAAGTCGTCGGCGAACCGGACTCGTTGATCGTGGGGCGGGCCTTGGAGGACTGA
- a CDS encoding cyclic nucleotide-binding domain-containing protein, translated as MDNRSYERASAEARRQEQEESARRLREFPTFEKFSDADLKKLVEAAHRTSTSGPWPLIRQHTPSDACYILLSGEAGVYVGHERIALVGPGEIIGESALRRGKLRNATVTTTGRAEVLHIERDDLERLLTEVRPLRETLDETVARHVPASATAEPS; from the coding sequence ATGGACAATCGCTCGTACGAACGCGCCAGTGCTGAGGCCCGCAGGCAGGAGCAGGAGGAGAGTGCCCGCCGGCTGCGCGAGTTCCCGACGTTCGAGAAGTTCTCCGACGCCGACCTGAAGAAACTCGTCGAGGCCGCCCACCGCACCTCGACATCTGGCCCCTGGCCGCTGATTCGCCAGCACACCCCGTCGGACGCCTGCTACATCCTGCTCAGCGGCGAAGCGGGTGTCTATGTCGGCCACGAGCGCATCGCCCTCGTCGGGCCGGGCGAGATCATCGGCGAATCCGCGCTGCGCCGCGGCAAACTGCGCAATGCGACGGTGACGACGACCGGTAGGGCCGAGGTGTTGCACATCGAGCGTGACGACCTCGAACGACTGCTCACCGAGGTCCGCCCCCTGCGTGAAACGTTGGACGAGACGGTCGCGCGCCACGTACCTGCATCGGCCACCGCAGAACCGAGTTGA